The Solanum lycopersicum chromosome 9, SLM_r2.1 genome window below encodes:
- the LOC101254940 gene encoding metal tolerance protein 2 isoform X2: protein MVARFITSNLNRIRKTYSVSTTFSRHNYDFTSLYSSPYLQLDDDDSARHVVNPSFMLQKRWHTGDSHSHHHDHHDLRSGKGGERIFRLGLAADIGLAASKAFAGYVCGSTAIIADAAHSISDVVLSGVSLLSFQAARVPKDKEHPYGHGKFETLGALGISGVLLATAGGIGWHALDVLLGLWSAAPEVFNQSMTHQHVHEQHHHGIDMDHPILALSVTILSIGVKEGLYWITKQEGEKVGSGLMKANAWHHRADAVSSFVALIGVGGSILGVRILDPLAGLAVAGMIMKAGLETGYQSVLELVDAAIPSHILEPFKRTILQVDGVEGCSHLRGRRAGSYLYLDVIVEVDPFSSVSAAHEIGENVSREIQRLHPEIAEVFIHIEPSTIHIPPTVVSQQRSANTMDADIENIVYNILSTHFSQMIVERVTPHLLQGQVLLQVEVSMPPDLLIRDAIKVAEEAEKLIIEAAPNIVHVCIQLRLGRSMPESYHKLVKSTSQGLVYT from the exons ATGGTAGCTAGATTCATCACAAGCAATCTCAATCGAATACGAAAAACCTACTCAGTATCAACAACTTTTAGTAGGCACAACTACGATTTCACTTCTCTATATTCTTCTCCGTATTTGCAATTGGATGATGACGATTCAGCTAGACATGTAGTGAATCCGAGTTTTATGCTGCAGAAGAGATGGCATACGGGCGATTCACATTCTCATCATCATGATCATCACGATCTCCGCTCCGGTAAAGGCGGCGAGAGGATTTTTCGGCTTGGACTTGCTGCTGACATTGGCCTCGCCGCTAGTAAAGCTTTTGCAGGTTATGTATGTGGAAGCACCGCCATTATTGCTGATGCGGCTCATTCTATATCTGATGTG GTTTTGAGTGGTGTATCATTGCTGTCCTTTCAAGCTGCAAGGGTTCCCAAGGACAAAGAACATCCTTATG GACATGGTAAATTTGAGACTCTTGGAGCTCTTGGAATTTCTGGTGTGCTATTGGCTACTGCTGGTGGCATAGGATGGCATGCTTTAGATGTTTTGCTG GGATTGTGGTCTGCAGCGCCTGAAGTTTTTAATCAGTCAATGACTCATCAGCATGTGCATGAGCAACATCACCATGGAATTGATATGGATCACCCTATCCTTGCTTTGAGTGTGACGATACTCTCTATAGGTGTTAAAGAAGG ATTATACTGGATAACAAAACAAGAGGGAGAAAAGGTTGGCAGTGGGCTAATGAAAGCCAATGCCTGGCATCATCGTGCCGATGCAGTATCTTCTTTTGTTGCTCTCATAGGGGTTG GTGGTTCTATCCTTGGAGTGAGGATCCTGGATCCACTTGCTGGGCTTGCTGTTGCAGGCATGATCATGAAGGCTGGACTTGAAACTGGATATCAGAG TGTCTTGGAATTGGTTGATGCTGCTATTCCTTCGCATATCCTGGAGCCTTTCAAGCGCACAATTCTACAAGTTGACGGAGTTGAG GGTTGTAGTCACCTGAGAGGAAGGAGGGCTGGTTCATATCTCTATCTTGATGTCATAGTTGAG GTTGACCCCTTTTCTAGTGTAAGTGCTGCGCATGAGATCGGGGAAAACGTCAGCCGCGAAATCCAGCGATTACATCCCGAAATAGCTGAAGTCTTCATTCACATAG AACCGTCAACTATACACATTCCACCCACTGTTGTGTCTCAACAGAGAAGTGCTAACACAATGGATGCAGACATTGAAAATATAGTGTACAACATTTTATCGACACACTTTTCTCAG ATGATTGTCGAGCGTGTGACTCCACATCTACTGCAAGGACAGGTTTTACTTCAAGTGGAAGTTTCTATGCCTCCCGATCTCTTGATTAG GGATGCGATAAAAGTCGCAGAAGAAGCAGAAAAATTAATCATAGAGGCAGCACCAAATATTGTTCATGTGTGTATCCAGCTGCGTCTAGGGCGATCCATGCCAGAGTCTTACCACAAATTGGTGAAGAGCACAAGTCAGGGACTTGTATACACTTAA
- the LOC101254940 gene encoding metal tolerance protein 2 isoform X1, whose product MVARFITSNLNRIRKTYSVSTTFSRHNYDFTSLYSSPYLQLDDDDSARHVVNPSFMLQKRWHTGDSHSHHHDHHDLRSGKGGERIFRLGLAADIGLAASKAFAGYVCGSTAIIADAAHSISDVVLSGVSLLSFQAARVPKDKEHPYGHGKFETLGALGISGVLLATAGGIGWHALDVLLGLWSAAPEVFNQSMTHQHVHEQHHHGIDMDHPILALSVTILSIGVKEGLYWITKQEGEKVGSGLMKANAWHHRADAVSSFVALIGVGGSILGVRILDPLAGLAVAGMIMKAGLETGYQSVLELVDAAIPSHILEPFKRTILQVDGVEGCSHLRGRRAGSYLYLDVIVEVDPFSSVSAAHEIGENVSREIQRLHPEIAEVFIHIEPSTIHIPPTVVSQQRSANTMDADIENIVYNILSTHFSQKMIVERVTPHLLQGQVLLQVEVSMPPDLLIRDAIKVAEEAEKLIIEAAPNIVHVCIQLRLGRSMPESYHKLVKSTSQGLVYT is encoded by the exons ATGGTAGCTAGATTCATCACAAGCAATCTCAATCGAATACGAAAAACCTACTCAGTATCAACAACTTTTAGTAGGCACAACTACGATTTCACTTCTCTATATTCTTCTCCGTATTTGCAATTGGATGATGACGATTCAGCTAGACATGTAGTGAATCCGAGTTTTATGCTGCAGAAGAGATGGCATACGGGCGATTCACATTCTCATCATCATGATCATCACGATCTCCGCTCCGGTAAAGGCGGCGAGAGGATTTTTCGGCTTGGACTTGCTGCTGACATTGGCCTCGCCGCTAGTAAAGCTTTTGCAGGTTATGTATGTGGAAGCACCGCCATTATTGCTGATGCGGCTCATTCTATATCTGATGTG GTTTTGAGTGGTGTATCATTGCTGTCCTTTCAAGCTGCAAGGGTTCCCAAGGACAAAGAACATCCTTATG GACATGGTAAATTTGAGACTCTTGGAGCTCTTGGAATTTCTGGTGTGCTATTGGCTACTGCTGGTGGCATAGGATGGCATGCTTTAGATGTTTTGCTG GGATTGTGGTCTGCAGCGCCTGAAGTTTTTAATCAGTCAATGACTCATCAGCATGTGCATGAGCAACATCACCATGGAATTGATATGGATCACCCTATCCTTGCTTTGAGTGTGACGATACTCTCTATAGGTGTTAAAGAAGG ATTATACTGGATAACAAAACAAGAGGGAGAAAAGGTTGGCAGTGGGCTAATGAAAGCCAATGCCTGGCATCATCGTGCCGATGCAGTATCTTCTTTTGTTGCTCTCATAGGGGTTG GTGGTTCTATCCTTGGAGTGAGGATCCTGGATCCACTTGCTGGGCTTGCTGTTGCAGGCATGATCATGAAGGCTGGACTTGAAACTGGATATCAGAG TGTCTTGGAATTGGTTGATGCTGCTATTCCTTCGCATATCCTGGAGCCTTTCAAGCGCACAATTCTACAAGTTGACGGAGTTGAG GGTTGTAGTCACCTGAGAGGAAGGAGGGCTGGTTCATATCTCTATCTTGATGTCATAGTTGAG GTTGACCCCTTTTCTAGTGTAAGTGCTGCGCATGAGATCGGGGAAAACGTCAGCCGCGAAATCCAGCGATTACATCCCGAAATAGCTGAAGTCTTCATTCACATAG AACCGTCAACTATACACATTCCACCCACTGTTGTGTCTCAACAGAGAAGTGCTAACACAATGGATGCAGACATTGAAAATATAGTGTACAACATTTTATCGACACACTTTTCTCAG AAGATGATTGTCGAGCGTGTGACTCCACATCTACTGCAAGGACAGGTTTTACTTCAAGTGGAAGTTTCTATGCCTCCCGATCTCTTGATTAG GGATGCGATAAAAGTCGCAGAAGAAGCAGAAAAATTAATCATAGAGGCAGCACCAAATATTGTTCATGTGTGTATCCAGCTGCGTCTAGGGCGATCCATGCCAGAGTCTTACCACAAATTGGTGAAGAGCACAAGTCAGGGACTTGTATACACTTAA